Proteins from a genomic interval of Kitasatospora kifunensis:
- a CDS encoding non-ribosomal peptide synthetase: MTEIVDVYDLTPLQEGLLFHALRGDDQPERPSYLNHLEFDLLGPLDQVAFQAAWQQVVDRHDALRAGFHWAEAATPVQAVHAGAPLGLALRDLTALSEEHRAAELATELAHLRATPVDLATPPLMRLAVFKLAAERHRVLWTHHHLVLDGWSLATVFAEAMAAYQALVTGAPWQPGEPASFGDHLRWLRGRDQAADTAFWSAELAGLTGPTALPRTPLTGRHGYGRHAVELTGAETVAVRELAADCGVTLAVVLQAATALALDRYTGSGGDLVFGTTVAGRPAQLAGVESMVGLFINTVPIRVRIDRSEPVREFLAERMARTAALQERQYTPLSTVRRLAGVDELFDTLLVVENFPLGEAARTEWGGLRVVTGAAEEHTHYPLTLTALPGERLRLEADWRQDRAEELVATGLLDQVRYVLAELAADPGRPLGQLAPLPAPTTELLRTWGTGAPAPEAPPLPEQIAARAAADPEAVAVRAPGAVLSYARLVDSAARLAAVLGARGIRPGDLVGVALERGAELPVALLAILTAGAGYVPLDPELPPARRAALAQAAALSVILGPADVDLGEADPADVDLSEAASKASASKVEPPAAGSPDHPAYVVFTSGSTGTPKGVIVAQGALARHSRLIGERYQLTAADRVLLFSQPSFDVAAEEVFATLAAGATVVVHPPGRTDTIEEFRDLLEREGVTVANLPAAYWHTWQREAADAPVPERLRLLVVGNEKVWTAAVAAWRSRTGSRVRLLNAYGITETTITSTLYQPPEQLPATEALPVGRPIPGTTVCLLDAHGEPVPPGVPGEVQLAGSGVALGYLGEAARTADRFRPDPQATRPGARRYRTGDLGRWLADGVLALDGRADEQVQIRGHRVEPGEVEAALCAHPAIAAAAVVAVPGPHGAPLLVAHVVPAATAGPPPRFAELAGHLAERLPRAMIPAGWSLLPALPLLPSGKVDRRALPEVQPATGPRSAPRGPVEGWLAEVWQAVLNAGAAPVREDDFFALGGDSLAAVQVTARVRRALRTQVPVRLLFDQPTLAGYARAVQAAGQPPAAAPGPADPARRGELAPAEERLWFLHRMDPQATGYHLPVAFRLTGTLHLAALRQAIAALSARHPALRTRYLEHPGGPLAQVDPVADVASEQGPAIEPIEAAALPAVLAEEARCPFDLARQHPVRFRLLRLAEDEHVLSLTAHHIAVDGWSLSLLLADLAAAYRQALGGTGALPEPAPALDYRDFAVAQRDRLAGPEADRLLAYWRRTLAGAPQLLALPTDRPRPPVRGDGAARYAFTLPVELAERVRAVAAQAGSTPFVLLLAAYQLLLHRYSGQDDLLVGVPVAGRLTEESEAVCGNFVNTLALRATFAPGASFTDLLGQVRHTVLDAFDHQELPFDRVVDALAPRRDLSHPPLVQALFAFQNTPAPGFALPELTCAPLPSAPGAQLDLSLAMAEQQGTLAGVWEYSTELFDAESVAGLSSSLLHLLADVCADPDAPLERARLLDPAAQRQVAGLAAGPGPLAAPGTLTALLRERVAATPDAPALLADGADGADGADGSVQRLSWSELDAWAGRIARALGAAGIGRGDLVGVHAHRGTALPAALWGVLKAGAGYVPLDPDYPEARLAAVAGAAGLRIVLTQRALGRPDLTQAIEWIEVDGELPREVAALVEPSPADAAYVLFTSGSTGTPKGVVITHANVTNYLRWFHSLFQATEADRLLLHTAYSFDVSVPELFGGLLGGSATVPVDRHHQGDARAILELVRRHQVSYLGGVPSFLRLLADDGGLSHCPSVRQLLSCGEGLPMELAATLRQQSGAALENQYGPTETTVALTGWRDWSNPQGNGIAPLGVAAPTCGIYVLDRQLRPVPPGVAGELYLTGHQLARGYLGDPARTARSFLPDPFATEPGARMYRSGDLGRQRRDGTVEFLGRIDRQTKLRGFRVELGDIEATLAAHPQVLAAAVLLDGEGEHARLVGYVARRSQADQLTAAALHAYCAEQLPGYLVPAVLRVLDALPLNANGKVDHRALALHHPPTEQGTAAPSTPPDGPTELAVAASWAELLGRPVPGRDEDFFELGGNSLLAARAVARLRRDLGVELPVRTVFLSPTVRTLAAAADEALLAALDEGELAHLLATIDTTTPTDHRAKGPRHDGS, encoded by the coding sequence ATGACCGAGATCGTGGACGTGTACGACCTCACCCCCCTGCAAGAGGGCCTGCTCTTCCACGCACTGCGCGGCGACGACCAGCCGGAGCGTCCCAGCTACCTCAACCACCTGGAGTTCGACCTGCTGGGCCCGCTCGACCAGGTGGCCTTCCAGGCCGCCTGGCAGCAGGTGGTGGACCGCCATGACGCACTGCGCGCCGGGTTCCACTGGGCCGAGGCGGCCACCCCCGTCCAGGCGGTGCACGCCGGCGCGCCACTGGGGCTGGCGCTGCGCGATCTGACGGCGCTGAGCGAGGAGCACCGCGCGGCCGAACTGGCCACCGAACTGGCCCACTTGCGCGCCACACCGGTGGACCTGGCCACCCCGCCGCTCATGCGCCTGGCGGTCTTCAAGCTGGCGGCCGAGCGGCACCGGGTGCTGTGGACCCATCACCACCTGGTGCTGGACGGCTGGAGCCTGGCCACGGTCTTCGCCGAGGCGATGGCCGCCTACCAGGCACTGGTCACCGGTGCGCCCTGGCAGCCGGGCGAGCCGGCCTCCTTCGGTGACCACCTGCGCTGGCTGCGCGGGCGCGACCAGGCGGCGGACACCGCGTTCTGGAGCGCCGAGCTGGCCGGCCTCACCGGCCCCACCGCCCTGCCCCGCACGCCGCTGACCGGCCGGCACGGGTACGGGCGCCACGCCGTGGAGCTGACCGGTGCCGAGACGGTGGCCGTGCGCGAGCTGGCCGCCGACTGCGGCGTCACCCTGGCCGTCGTGCTGCAGGCCGCCACCGCGCTCGCGCTCGACCGCTACACCGGGTCGGGCGGTGACCTGGTGTTCGGCACCACGGTGGCCGGTCGCCCGGCCCAACTGGCCGGGGTGGAGTCGATGGTGGGGCTCTTCATCAACACGGTGCCGATCCGGGTGCGGATCGACCGCAGCGAGCCGGTGCGGGAGTTCCTGGCCGAGCGGATGGCACGCACCGCGGCGCTCCAGGAGCGGCAGTACACGCCGCTGAGCACCGTGCGGCGGCTCGCGGGCGTCGACGAACTCTTCGACACGCTGCTGGTGGTGGAGAACTTCCCGCTGGGCGAGGCGGCCAGGACCGAGTGGGGCGGCCTGCGCGTGGTCACCGGCGCGGCCGAGGAGCACACCCACTACCCGCTCACCCTGACCGCGCTGCCCGGCGAGCGGCTGCGGCTTGAGGCGGACTGGCGACAGGACCGGGCCGAGGAGCTGGTGGCCACCGGCCTGCTCGACCAAGTGCGGTATGTGCTCGCCGAGTTGGCCGCCGACCCGGGACGCCCGCTCGGGCAGCTCGCGCCGCTGCCCGCGCCCACCACCGAGCTGCTGCGCACCTGGGGCACCGGCGCACCGGCACCGGAGGCGCCGCCGCTGCCCGAGCAGATCGCCGCCCGGGCCGCGGCCGACCCCGAGGCGGTGGCCGTGCGCGCGCCCGGGGCCGTGCTGAGCTACGCGCGACTGGTCGACTCGGCCGCCCGGCTGGCGGCCGTGCTCGGCGCGCGCGGGATCCGGCCCGGTGACCTGGTCGGAGTGGCGCTGGAGCGCGGCGCCGAGCTGCCGGTGGCCCTGCTGGCGATCCTCACCGCCGGCGCCGGGTACGTCCCGCTCGACCCGGAGCTGCCGCCCGCCCGGCGAGCCGCACTGGCGCAGGCGGCGGCGCTGTCGGTGATCCTGGGCCCGGCGGACGTCGACCTGGGGGAAGCCGACCCGGCGGACGTCGACCTGTCCGAGGCTGCGTCGAAGGCCTCCGCCTCGAAGGTCGAGCCCCCGGCCGCCGGCTCGCCGGACCACCCCGCCTACGTGGTCTTCACCTCCGGCTCCACCGGCACGCCCAAGGGTGTGATCGTGGCGCAGGGCGCGCTCGCCCGGCACAGCCGGCTGATCGGCGAACGCTACCAACTGACCGCCGCCGACCGGGTGCTGCTCTTCTCCCAACCCTCCTTCGACGTCGCCGCCGAGGAGGTCTTCGCCACCCTGGCGGCCGGTGCCACCGTGGTGGTCCACCCACCGGGGCGGACCGACACCATCGAGGAGTTCCGCGACCTGCTGGAGCGCGAGGGCGTGACGGTCGCCAACCTGCCCGCCGCCTACTGGCACACCTGGCAGCGCGAGGCGGCCGATGCCCCGGTGCCCGAGCGGCTGCGGCTGCTGGTGGTCGGCAACGAGAAGGTGTGGACCGCCGCGGTGGCGGCCTGGCGCTCGCGCACCGGCTCCCGGGTCCGCCTGCTCAACGCCTACGGCATCACCGAGACCACCATCACCTCCACCCTCTACCAGCCCCCGGAGCAGCTGCCCGCCACCGAGGCGCTGCCGGTCGGGCGGCCGATCCCCGGCACCACCGTGTGCCTGCTGGACGCGCACGGCGAGCCGGTGCCGCCGGGGGTGCCGGGCGAGGTCCAGTTGGCCGGCTCCGGCGTGGCGCTGGGCTACCTGGGCGAGGCGGCCCGCACCGCCGACCGGTTCCGGCCCGACCCGCAGGCCACCCGTCCCGGTGCCCGCCGCTACCGCACCGGCGATCTGGGCCGCTGGCTGGCCGACGGCGTGCTGGCGCTGGACGGGCGGGCCGATGAGCAGGTGCAGATCCGTGGGCACCGGGTCGAACCGGGCGAGGTCGAGGCCGCGCTCTGCGCGCACCCCGCGATCGCCGCGGCGGCCGTGGTCGCCGTCCCCGGCCCGCACGGCGCCCCGCTGCTGGTCGCCCACGTGGTGCCGGCCGCCACCGCCGGGCCGCCACCGCGCTTCGCCGAGCTCGCCGGCCACCTGGCCGAGCGGCTGCCGCGGGCGATGATCCCGGCCGGCTGGTCGCTGCTGCCCGCGCTGCCACTGCTGCCCAGCGGCAAGGTCGACCGCCGCGCCCTGCCCGAGGTCCAACCGGCCACCGGGCCGCGCAGCGCACCGCGCGGCCCGGTGGAGGGTTGGCTGGCCGAGGTCTGGCAGGCGGTGCTGAACGCGGGCGCGGCGCCGGTGCGCGAGGACGACTTCTTCGCACTGGGCGGCGACTCGCTGGCCGCCGTCCAGGTCACCGCGCGGGTGCGCCGGGCGCTGCGCACCCAGGTTCCGGTCCGGCTGCTCTTCGACCAGCCGACCCTGGCCGGCTACGCCCGCGCCGTGCAGGCCGCCGGGCAGCCGCCGGCCGCGGCGCCGGGACCGGCCGATCCGGCCAGGCGCGGCGAACTCGCCCCGGCCGAGGAGCGGTTGTGGTTCCTGCACCGGATGGATCCGCAGGCGACCGGCTACCACCTGCCGGTGGCCTTCCGGCTGACCGGCACGCTGCACCTGGCCGCGCTGCGGCAGGCGATCGCCGCGCTGTCGGCCCGGCACCCGGCGCTGCGCACCCGCTACCTGGAGCACCCGGGCGGACCACTGGCACAGGTGGACCCGGTGGCGGACGTAGCGTCTGAACAGGGCCCCGCCATCGAACCAATCGAGGCAGCCGCGCTGCCCGCCGTCCTCGCCGAGGAGGCCCGGTGCCCGTTCGACCTCGCGCGGCAGCATCCGGTGCGCTTTCGCCTGCTGCGCCTGGCCGAGGACGAGCACGTGCTTTCGCTGACGGCTCATCACATTGCCGTCGACGGCTGGTCTTTGTCACTGCTGCTGGCCGACCTCGCCGCGGCCTACCGGCAGGCGCTGGGCGGGACTGGCGCGCTGCCGGAGCCGGCCCCGGCGCTCGACTACCGCGACTTCGCCGTGGCCCAGCGCGACCGCCTGGCCGGCCCCGAGGCCGACCGGCTGCTCGCCTACTGGCGCCGCACGCTGGCGGGCGCTCCGCAGCTGCTCGCGCTGCCCACCGACCGGCCGCGCCCACCGGTGCGCGGTGACGGCGCGGCCCGGTACGCCTTCACGCTGCCCGTCGAACTCGCCGAACGGGTACGGGCGGTGGCGGCTCAGGCCGGCAGCACCCCGTTCGTGCTGCTGCTGGCCGCCTACCAGCTGCTGCTGCACCGCTACAGCGGGCAGGACGACCTGCTGGTCGGCGTCCCGGTGGCGGGGCGGCTGACCGAGGAGTCCGAGGCGGTGTGCGGCAACTTCGTCAACACGCTCGCGCTGCGGGCCACCTTCGCCCCCGGCGCCTCGTTCACCGACCTGCTCGGCCAGGTCCGGCACACCGTGCTGGACGCCTTCGACCACCAGGAGCTCCCGTTCGACCGGGTGGTGGACGCACTGGCGCCGCGCCGCGACCTGAGCCACCCGCCGCTGGTCCAGGCCCTGTTCGCGTTCCAGAACACCCCGGCACCCGGCTTCGCGCTGCCCGAGCTGACCTGTGCACCGCTGCCGTCGGCGCCCGGCGCGCAGCTGGACCTCTCGCTGGCGATGGCCGAGCAGCAGGGCACCCTGGCCGGGGTGTGGGAGTACAGCACCGAGCTGTTCGACGCCGAGAGCGTGGCAGGCCTGTCCAGCTCGCTGCTGCACCTGCTGGCGGACGTGTGCGCGGATCCGGACGCCCCGCTGGAGCGGGCGCGACTGCTCGACCCGGCCGCGCAGCGGCAGGTGGCGGGGCTGGCCGCGGGGCCGGGGCCGCTGGCCGCGCCGGGCACGCTGACCGCGCTGCTGCGCGAGCGGGTGGCCGCCACGCCCGACGCGCCGGCGCTGCTGGCCGACGGGGCCGACGGGGCCGACGGGGCCGACGGCAGCGTCCAGCGGCTGAGCTGGTCCGAACTGGACGCCTGGGCCGGGCGGATCGCCCGGGCGCTGGGCGCGGCCGGCATCGGCCGTGGCGACCTGGTGGGCGTGCACGCCCACCGCGGCACGGCGCTGCCCGCCGCGCTCTGGGGCGTGCTCAAGGCCGGCGCCGGGTACGTCCCGCTCGACCCCGACTACCCCGAGGCCCGACTCGCCGCCGTGGCCGGGGCCGCCGGGCTGCGCATTGTTCTCACCCAACGGGCACTGGGCCGACCGGACTTGACCCAGGCAATCGAGTGGATCGAGGTGGACGGCGAGCTGCCGCGCGAGGTCGCGGCACTCGTTGAGCCCTCCCCGGCGGACGCCGCCTACGTGCTCTTCACCTCCGGCTCGACCGGCACCCCCAAGGGCGTGGTGATCACCCACGCCAACGTCACCAACTACCTGCGCTGGTTCCACTCGCTGTTCCAGGCCACCGAGGCCGACCGCCTGCTGCTGCACACCGCCTACAGCTTCGACGTGTCGGTGCCCGAGCTCTTCGGCGGCCTGCTGGGCGGCAGCGCCACCGTGCCCGTCGACCGGCACCACCAAGGCGACGCGCGCGCCATCCTGGAGCTGGTCAGGCGCCATCAGGTCAGCTACCTCGGTGGTGTCCCCTCCTTCCTGCGCCTGCTCGCCGATGACGGCGGACTGTCCCACTGCCCGTCCGTCCGGCAGCTGCTCAGCTGCGGCGAGGGGCTGCCGATGGAGCTGGCGGCCACCCTGCGGCAGCAGAGCGGCGCCGCGCTGGAGAACCAGTACGGGCCCACCGAGACCACCGTCGCCCTGACCGGCTGGCGGGACTGGTCGAACCCCCAGGGCAACGGGATCGCCCCGCTTGGCGTCGCGGCTCCCACCTGCGGCATCTACGTGCTGGACCGGCAGTTGCGCCCGGTGCCGCCCGGGGTGGCCGGCGAACTGTATCTGACGGGCCATCAGTTGGCTCGCGGCTACCTCGGCGACCCGGCCCGCACCGCCCGGTCCTTCCTGCCCGACCCGTTCGCCACCGAGCCGGGTGCCCGGATGTACCGCTCGGGCGACCTGGGCCGCCAACGCCGCGACGGCACCGTGGAGTTCCTCGGCCGCATCGACCGGCAGACCAAACTGCGCGGATTCCGCGTCGAGTTGGGCGACATCGAGGCCACCCTGGCCGCCCATCCGCAGGTGCTCGCCGCGGCGGTGCTGCTCGACGGCGAGGGCGAGCACGCCAGGCTGGTCGGCTACGTGGCCCGCCGGTCGCAGGCGGATCAGCTGACGGCGGCCGCCCTGCACGCCTACTGCGCCGAGCAGTTGCCCGGCTACCTGGTCCCGGCCGTGCTGCGGGTGCTCGACGCGCTGCCGCTCAACGCCAACGGCAAGGTCGACCACCGCGCCCTGGCCCTCCACCACCCGCCCACCGAGCAGGGCACCGCTGCTCCCAGCACTCCCCCGGACGGACCCACC